One window of the Nicotiana tabacum cultivar K326 chromosome 4, ASM71507v2, whole genome shotgun sequence genome contains the following:
- the LOC107779016 gene encoding 1-deoxy-D-xylulose 5-phosphate reductoisomerase, chloroplastic, whose translation MALNLLSPAEIKTISFLDTSKSSYNLNHLKFQGGVCVKRKECRGISGKRVQCSVQAPPPAWPGRAVAEARKSWDGPKPISIVGSTGSIGTQTLDIVAENPDKFRVVALAAGSNVTLLADQVKTFKPKLVAVRNESLVEELKDALADMEDKPEIIPGEQGIIEVARHPDAVTVVTGIVGCAGLKPTVAAIKAGKDIALANKETLIAGGPFVLPLAHKHKVKILPADSEHSAIFQCIQGLPEGALRRIILTASGGAFRDLPVEKLKEVKVADALKHPNWNMGKKITVDSATLFNKGLEVIEAHYLFGAEYDDIEIVIHPQSIIHSMVETQDSSVLAQLGWPDMRLPILYTLSWPDRIYCSEVTWPRLDLCKLGSLTFKAPDNVKYPSMELAYAAGRAGGTMTGVLSAANEKAVELFISERISYLDIFKIVELTCAKHREELVSSPSLEEIIHYDLWARDYAASLETSAGFSPALV comes from the exons ATGGCGCTGAATTTGCTGTCCCCTGCTGAAATTAAGACCATCTCTTTCTTGGACACCTCCAAATCCAGCTACAATCTTAACCACCTCAAGTTCCAAG GTGGAGTGTGTGTCAAAAGAAAGGAGTGCCGTGGGATTTCTGGTAAGAGGGTTCAGTGTTCAGTTCAGGCACCTCCTCCTGCCTGGCCTGGAAGAGCTGTTGCTGAGGCCCGGAAAAGTTGGGATGGCCCAAAGCCTATCTCAATTGTTGGGTCCACTGGCTCTATCGGAACTCAG ACATTGGATATAGTCGCTGAGAATCCGGATAAGTTTAGAGTTGTCGCACTAGCTGCTGGTTCAAATGTTACTCTTCTTGCTGATCAG GTCAAAACATTCAAACCAAAACTAGTTGCTGTTAGAAATGAGTCATTGGTTGAGGAACTCAAAGATGCTCTGGCTGATATGGAAGACAAGCCTGAGATTATCCCTGGTGAGCAGGGTATCATCGAG GTCGCCCGCCATCCTGATGCTGTCACTGTAGTTACAGGAATAGTTGGTTGCGCAGGTTTAAAG CCTACAGTGGCTGCCATAAAAGCAGGAAAGGACATTGCCTTGGCCAATAAAGAGACTTTAATTGCTGGTGgtccatttgttcttcctcttGCGCACAAGCATAAGGTGAAGATTCTTCCTGCAGATTCAGAACATTCAGCTATATTCCAG TGCATACAAGGCTTGCCAGAGGGTGCCCTTAGGCGCATTATATTAACTGCATCTGGAGGGGCTTTCAG GGACTTGCCAGTTGAGAAGTTGAAAGAAGTTAAAGTAGCTGATGCTTTGAAGCATCCCAATTGGAACATGGGGAAAAAGATTACTGTTGATTCTGCCACCTTATTCAATAAG GGTCTTGAAGTTATTGAAGCTCACTACCTTTTCGGAGCTGAGTATGATGACATTGAAATTGTCATCCATCCCCAGTCCATCATACATTCAATGGTGGAAACACAG GATTCATCAGTATTGGCACAGCTGGGGTGGCCTGATATGCGTTTGCCCATCCTTTATACTTTATCCTGGCCCGACAGAATTTACTGTTCGGAGGTTACTTGGCCGCGCCTTGATCTTTGCAA GCTCGGATCATTGACATTTAAAGCCCCTGATAATGTGAAATATCCATCCATGGAGCTGGCTTACGCTGCTGGTCGCGCTGGAGGGACCATGACTGGAGTTCTAAGTGCAGCAAACGAAAAGGCAGTGGAATTATTTATTAGTGAGAG AATTAGCTACTTGGACATTTTCAAGATTGTGGAGCTAACATGCGCGAAGCATCGGGAAGAGTTGGTGTCTTCTCCATCGCTGGAGGAAATCATACATTACGATTTGTGGGCTCGAGATTATGCAGCCAGTTTGGAAACCTCAGCTGGTTTTAGTCCAGCTCTTGTATAA